The Vitis vinifera cultivar Pinot Noir 40024 chromosome 8, ASM3070453v1 genome segment AGAATCTACATCTGACAGAgggttgaggaggaagttgCACAATCAAAACCTAGAATCTGCATTTGACAGAGGGTTCAGCTGTGCAGGCATGTATAATTCCCATAATAAGGGAAAAAAGAGTGAGAACAGTAGTGCAGGTGCAACATCTTGAGGTTTCCtgcttccatttttcttttcttcttcttgttgtttttttttttggtttatattaGTGTTTAAGGATAAATTCAATTTACGCTGACTCTTACAAGCAGCAGGTGGAGCATCATCTTCAGTAGCAGGCCAACAAGCACCTTCCCACTCCCGGGATTGTAATGGTAGGAAAACCTTTGATGAGATGATGTGTATATTCTGATTCTACTTgaacttttctttattttaatttattttttggggaGATTCTTATGCATGGTTCTTTTCATTACTCAGTAAAGCTTAGCATCAAGTCCTTCAGGGTGCCAGAGCTGTTTGTGGAGATTCCTGCAACTGCAACTGTTGGTTCACTGAaggtatttgattttttcttctttcctattGTTTTTAgtcaaaaaagtaaaataaagttaGAAGGTGGGATGGTTGAAGGAAAGTATAGGCATACCTTCTAAAAATCCACGTGAACGTTAAGCGGAGtttgttaaataaaatagtAGCAGTGAAGCTGCTATTTAGCTCTTTTGGTCTATATCTTGGACATTGTAAGTGTAAAAAAACATGTTATTGATGATAAAgtgatagtatttttattttttggatgtAACCAGGTAGTTAAATGGTATGTTCTATGTATTCTGGTTAATATTTTTGCTCAGCTCATGCATCTCTATGAGAGCCCATTTGGGAGTGATTTTGAGAGGGCTAGAAATACTTTGTAATGATTGGAAGCTTTTCCTTATAAAAATTATGtgtttgacaaacttttgaaaatcattcttaaaaatcTAGAGGATCGCTAGAAGTCATTCCTGGACAGTCACTTCCTTAGTGGTTCTtccaaaaataacttttttttttgttatctaccaaaaacattattaaagCAGCTTTTTTGTTTATATCCAAACATTTAGTGCTTATCATTTAAAGCATTTCTAATGGAAGTGCTGCTAAAAGAAGTTACAAACTAAAAGGGCCTTACTCAGAATCATTACCAAATGGGCTCTATATCCTTTTTGTAGTGAATGTCTTTGTGATGTAGGACGATGGAAGCACCTTTTTAATATAGAAGAGAAATTGGGATAAGAAAGAAATTAGATGAGAGGAAAGACAAATTGGACGAGAAATTATGAGAGaacaaggaaagaaagaaagatgcaAATTTTCTAAACATTACtcaaaataatagtaattcTAATCCTAGTTAAAATACTAAGCTAAAGTGATAAAAATTGGAACTAAATTAAGAAGCTAACTTTAATAAGAATAGAAATCCTAATTTTAAGGCAAATAGGAATCTAATTTGAGTACAAACAGGAATCTTTATCATCCTCTATGACTTGTCTTCATCACCATCACTTCGGttgtatttacattttttttttctttgaggcAAATGTTCTTTGTAATTTATAGTTGCAAAATTGAACTGGACAAACAAGCCTAATCTTTTTTAACCTAACTTACTTTGACATGTGTTTTTTTCTCCCCTATTTTATGTATTgcttataaattttgtttggtATTGGGAAAAAGTAGATCCAGGACTGTTGCCTTGTTGATAAacaaagttaaaatttttatagcaTACTGACATTAAAATCATAATGCTACTTATGTTGTATAAGAGCATTGATGCATTCTTTATCCCTGATTTCATTTTCTGTTGAAAAATGGAGCTTTGGtttcttttacaatttttagGACTACCATTAGTGACAAATGACTATTCTCTTTAGTAATTTGAGGAATTCTTCGGATTTTGGAAAACTAGTAGTTTCACTTGGTCCTTATAAACATTCTAGATCTATGGTTGTGCATTATGGTGATTTTTGGTTCTTATAAACATTCTAGAGGACAGTTATGGAGGCAGTGACCGCTGTACTTGGAGGTGGACTACATGTTGGCATACTTCTTCAGGGAAAGAAGGTTGGAGATGACAGTAAAACTCTACTTCAGAGTGGAATTTCTCAAGGTGACAAGCTTCGTACTTTGGGTTTTATGTTGGAACCTAGATGCACACAAATTCCACCATCTCTGTGTGCTGAAGACCCGGCTGTTTTCCTTCATGGCTGCACACCTCAACATTTAACTAGGTACATATTGTAACTGCTATTTGTCAAATAGAGTCTTGTTTTTTCTTCTGGTGTCTCTGAGCCCCACTTTTCTGTTCTCCGAGCTCTATTTGGGAGTGTGGATGTGTTAATTCAATGACCTTATACCAGTTTTTCTGTTACTAGTTTTTCTACAACCCCCACTTCAGGGCCAGGGACCTCCAAAATTTCCCCAGATCCTCCTGTTACAAATTTGAGCAAGTGTGTCCAAAGAAACCATGATACAGCTCCTTCTCATACTGACATTTCAACTGACAAAACCATACCAGAGTCCAGAGCTCTGCTTGCAGTCCCTAGTGTAAGCTTGAAGCCACTGGCTATGGTTCCCTTTCATCAGAAATCTAGGCGTCCTGAGTTTGTACAGCGCCGAATCAGGAGACCTTTCTCTGTTTCAGAAGTAGAAGCACTGGTTCAGGCCGTTGAGAATCTCGGAACTGGCAGGTCTGTTCAGTGGTTCCGCTTTCTTCTTTGGTTTGTGGAATTTCAAAGTTGCAGCATTTGTAATGTCAGTGTTTTGCTGATTTGCAGGTGGCGTGATGTTAAACTCTGTGCTTTTGATGGTGCAAAGCATCGAACTTACGTGGACTTGAAGGTAAAAGTTTATTTTCTAGTTCCTCTTTCTGTCATGTCCTATTGTTTTTTATGCTGGAGAGAATTTTCTTAACTTGTGGGGTTCTCCAAACTGTTGACATTCTTTTCACCTATCCTTTATTTTCTGCATTGCATTTTTTGGCCCCAATTCTGTCACTTTATGAggttttattcattcattttgggACTCTCTGATTCACCTACAGTTTCTTGTGATGGGGGaaagaaatttttattgttGACACACAAGAGGACGTCGTGTGATTAACTTCAGTCTCTGTTATGCAGaattaacattttcttttattttatttttgtttgcttttaaTGAAGCTTAATCCAAATGAGTCCTAAGAATTTGTGGTTGTTATGATTATGGGCTGCAAGTAGGGAttgttcttttcctttctgTTGGGCACATATACAATAATATCACAAATTCAACCATGACCTTACTCCCAGCCCTTTGTCACCTGGGCCAAATCCCAGGAGTTTGAGGTGAGTAAAATGCCTATTTCTTAATGCTACCCCCATCCATTCCCCCCCTTTTTCTATGTCAAATGGCAATGTTTTCCAGAGTGATATATGCATGGTACCATGTATATAGTTCTTGACTTTTAAGCATCATGTAGGTCTGAATATGCCATCTGGCCTTTTTATGCAAAATGACTATCTTAGTCTGTCTAAATATTACACAGGCTGTGTTGACATTGATGAGTTAACATGTTATTGGCGTAATAGTCAACAGGAATGGTGCAGGATAAATGGAAGACATTGGTGCACACAGCAAAAATCTCCCCTCAGCAAAGGAGGGGGGAGCCTGTCCCTCAGGAGCTTCTAGACAGGGTTCTAGCTGCCCATGCCTACTGGTCTCAACAGCAGGTAAAAGTAGAGGTCTGAGGCTTTCCCTCCTCTGTGAAAAAATACAGGGGAGGTAGAGATGTAAGGCCCAAGCGTGGATTCTCTATGATGTATCATGTAAATTGGTGAAAGAAGGGAGAAATTATGTaagaatttttttcatgtattaTGCACATACTCATCTTCACTCATATAGCCCGGCACCTTCATTCCTCATGAGGAGTTGGGTGATCCACAACCTATTGATTCAAAGAAGAGCAGCATACTGACAGAATCACTCAATCCGGTGCCGAATTTCAACAACTTGTTGTCTTTACTCCTGACAAAGAAAACTAACATGTAGTCCAATAGGTTTAAGTGTATTAGTCTCTAATTTATTTCCATGTTATTGTTTATGTAATTATTCTTGTAATTTCGAAGGAGATATATTATCAGTTGTGGGGAAGGGAGCTGCATATTTTGATTTACTTTCTTTGATAAATTCCAATAGCATATTATGATACATGGATACCTAAGTTTTATTGGAGGAAATAGTGCCCCAAAGATGGAACAATTTATCCAAGAATATGATAACAACGCATATTGTGCAGAGATTGATATGCATCTGGGTGATGTTGCTTCCTTTTCACAAGTATGGTGGATTTAAGAAAGTGGGCATGGCATGACAGCGCAGGGGCGTCCAAAGCATGAGGCGCTACTGGGTTTCCCCAAGTCAAAAGCGCATTTCATGGAAAGGGTCTCCATTACTACCCCGCAGCTACAAGAACAGGGTTACCCACGTGAAAACACAAAGggtaaagaaaaaaaggtagTACGTGCTCCTCCTACCGACATACCAATGAATGTCATggtcaaatatttaaaataacaaGTACATAAGTTTAATATGATTTTCTGCCATGGAAGTCGAAttcatatttatgttttaattttcttcatatcctttgttttatttttcacatattttttgataaaataagaaaaaatttagaagAATTGTTCACAAGTAAACGTGTTGAAATGTTGATAAGAATAGATGCTACCCAATAGAAAACGGCAATGATCGTTATGCCAAGATAAGGAAGAGAATCTATGGGAAAGGCTTATTATTGAACAGCCCAAGTCACTGAGTGGTGGCCATGCGGTGCCTAAAACTGTTGTTGGTGTTGGGCGTCCTTTGGGAAAAAGGTCCATAACCAAAGAATAGTTTCACAGCACGATAGCATTATGTAATATGAATGTAAAGACCACCACGGAAGTCCAGGTTCCATGCTCAGCTCCATAGTGGGTCTTCTTCCTCATTATGGGCACAATTTGGCTGGACCTTTCCACAATATGACAGGAATTTGGAAGGGCAGTGGCAAAAACCAAGGCATCGGCAGTCAACCCAAGTCTAAAACGGGGACTGGGACCAGGACTAGGATGTGTCCGATGACTGTCGGAATCAGAAATTCGTCTTCGCCCTCCATGTCTTTACGCGCTTTCAGGATAGTGGGCCACGCCCTCCACCACCACCTGCACCACATGCGTCGACACTGGGACGGACTACTGAGAGGGGGCGTTTTCACTTTTCAgtgacaaaaaaatattatttattaattatcaaaagcCTATCCGCGTGGCGTCCTGTCCATCCGTCCGTCATAGGCTAGGTCTTAATTTAGAGGAAGACAATTTTCATCGGTTCCATCCACTCCCTTGAACAATTGAAACCAACCCACTTGGGTAAAATCAACGGTTCTCACTGCTTCACCCTCAATGGAGGCACTTCTCCAGTTTTAAGAGTGGTATCTCTCACCAGCTTTTTCACGCTCATTTCACTTCCTctctttatctctctctctctctctctcctaggGTTTCCCTCAGGTACGCCTCTCTTCATTCATCGCACAAGTTCATCATTCTCTAGGGTTCTTCAAGTGATTAAACCAcaattttcatctttatttttagtttatggTTGAATTGACAAATCTGGTGGAAGCCAGTTGTAACTTGTAATAGCATCTGCTGATTCCTTTTCTTTATTATGATATTCATATATTAACGCAACTGTGAAAATcgttattatttatatgtaattgaGTGGCTCTAGAGTTTCGAGCAAGCTTCATTTGttgaacacaaaaaaaattaatattccaAGTCAAACCCCATCTGACTTTCAAATCCTGTAGGTTGAGGTTTCAATTGAGGCATTCTGTTCCAGCTTTGATAGCGGTAATTGCGGAGTAGATGATAATGGATCCCAGTCGTAGAGGATTCTCCAGTTCCGTCAATGGAATTCAATTGGGAAATCGACCTTTCTCCATTCTTTCGGATCACAACCTAGTTGCGGGAGCCAAATTTGAGAACTCATTGTTTGATCGCAGTTTTAGGGAGGTTCGCTACCTTAAGCCAGATCCAGCTTCTGCTAATACGGCCTCAGATGGTTTGAGCGTGAGCCCAGAGGAAGATGACTGTGATTTCTCTGATGAGGTTTTGAAGTACATAAACCAGATGCTTATGGAGGAAGACATGGAGGACCAGACTTATATGCTTCAGCAGTCATTGGATCTTCAAGCTGCTGAGAAATCCTTCTATGAAGTCCTCGGCAAGAAGTATCCTCCGTCCCCTGACCACAACCTCAGTTTTGCTGATCAAAGTTACGAGAGCCCTGATGATAATTTCCCTGGAAATAACAGTAATTATATCAGCAGTAGCGGTACCAGTAGTGGCAACTTAGCTGATAATTGCTGGATTCAGAGTCCAAGCGATTGTAAT includes the following:
- the LOC100247654 gene encoding telomere repeat-binding protein 5 isoform X1, which encodes MVLQKRLDYGFSGYQVPWVPRASRSPRGRGSSKKKLEDDRIYAFEVLASLAGKLLQERETSASISDASRKNQHTVVKCETHDKGHQIKLEPRDENTLAYVPHANDDLSLKISSTINSDLPENVCFSDKLDVDCRQKARGSSPSKVAGDFPCCGIFFEGNVDSVIEKNLEVEPQEIRGMVSKTHPKKGSSKDLGELDRATLAPVHLDNNAKASLFSDHMNCGPSPRCQENMEVVSGDDDENSSGCSQPGTIMKTYTPRRHIGNQRIRKLSASRCWGGTPNLKDGGFLNTDRKRKPVYWTWKTCYPRRRSQRISPFKRRKLLDQNPESTSDRGLRRKLLDQNPESTSDRGLRRKLHNQNLESAFDRGFSCAGMYNSHNKGKKSENSSAAGGASSSVAGQQAPSHSRDCNVKLSIKSFRVPELFVEIPATATVGSLKRTVMEAVTAVLGGGLHVGILLQGKKVGDDSKTLLQSGISQGDKLRTLGFMLEPRCTQIPPSLCAEDPAVFLHGCTPQHLTSFSTTPTSGPGTSKISPDPPVTNLSKCVQRNHDTAPSHTDISTDKTIPESRALLAVPSVSLKPLAMVPFHQKSRRPEFVQRRIRRPFSVSEVEALVQAVENLGTGRWRDVKLCAFDGAKHRTYVDLKSTGMVQDKWKTLVHTAKISPQQRRGEPVPQELLDRVLAAHAYWSQQQVKVEV
- the LOC100247654 gene encoding telomere repeat-binding protein 5 isoform X3; this translates as MVLQKRLDYGFSGYQVPWVPRASRSPRGRGSSKKKLEDDRIYAFEVLASLAGKLLQERETSASISDASRKNQHTVVKCETHDKGHQIKLEPRDENTLAYVPHANDDLSLKISSTINSDLPENVCFSDKLDVDCRQKARGSSPSKVAGDFPCCGIFFEGNVDSVIEKNLEVEPQEIRGMVSKTHPKKGSSKDLGELDRATLAPVHLDNNAKASLFSDHMNCGPSPRCQENMEVVSGDDDENSSGCSQPGTIMKTYTPRRHIGNQRIRKLSASRCWGGTPNLKDGGFLNTDRKRKPVYWTWKTCYPRRRSQRISPFKRRKLLDQNPESTSDRGLRRKLLDQNPESTSDRGLRRKLHNQNLESAFDRGFSCAGMYNSHNKGKKSENSSAAGGASSSVAGQQAPSHSRDCNVKLSIKSFRVPELFVEIPATATVGSLKRTVMEAVTAVLGGGLHVGILLQGKKVGDDSKTLLQSGISQGDKLRTLGFMLEPRCTQIPPSLCAEDPAVFLHGCTPQHLTSFSTTPTSGPGTSKISPDPPVTNLSKCVQRNHDTAPSHTDISTDKTIPESRALLAVPSVSLKPLAMVPFHQKSRRPEFVQRRIRRPFSVSEVEALVQAVENLGTGRWRDVKLCAFDGAKHRTYVDLKDKWKTLVHTAKISPQQRRGEPVPQELLDRVLAAHAYWSQQQVKVEV
- the LOC100247654 gene encoding telomere repeat-binding protein 5 isoform X2, coding for MVLQKRLDYGFSGYQVPWVPRASRSPRGRGSSKKKLEDDRIYAFEVLASLAGKLLQERETSASISDASRKNQHTVVKCETHDKGHQIKLEPRDENTLAYVPHANDDLSLKISSTINSDLPENVCFSDKLDVDCRQKARGSSPSKVAGDFPCCGIFFEGNVDSVIEKNLEVEPQEIRGMVSKTHPKKGSSKDLGELDRATLAPVHLDNNAKASLFSDHMNCGPSPRCQENMEVVSGDDDENSSGCSQPGTIMKTYTPRRHIGNQRIRKLSASRCWGGTPNLKDGGFLNTDRKRKPVYWTWKTCYPRRRSQRISPFKRRKLLDQNPESTSDRGLRRKLLDQNPESTSDRGLRRKLHNQNLESAFDRGFSCAGMYNSHNKGKKSENSSAGGASSSVAGQQAPSHSRDCNVKLSIKSFRVPELFVEIPATATVGSLKRTVMEAVTAVLGGGLHVGILLQGKKVGDDSKTLLQSGISQGDKLRTLGFMLEPRCTQIPPSLCAEDPAVFLHGCTPQHLTSFSTTPTSGPGTSKISPDPPVTNLSKCVQRNHDTAPSHTDISTDKTIPESRALLAVPSVSLKPLAMVPFHQKSRRPEFVQRRIRRPFSVSEVEALVQAVENLGTGRWRDVKLCAFDGAKHRTYVDLKSTGMVQDKWKTLVHTAKISPQQRRGEPVPQELLDRVLAAHAYWSQQQVKVEV
- the LOC100247654 gene encoding telomere repeat-binding protein 5 isoform X4; this encodes MVLQKRLDYGFSGYQVPWVPRASRSPRGRGSSKKKLEDDRIYAFEVLASLAGKLLQERETSASISDASRKNQHTVVKCETHDKGHQIKLEPRDENTLAYVPHANDDLSLKISSTINSDLPENVCFSDKLDVDCRQKARGSSPSKVAGDFPCCGIFFEGNVDSVIEKNLEVEPQEIRGMVSKTHPKKGSSKDLGELDRATLAPVHLDNNAKASLFSDHMNCGPSPRCQENMEVVSGDDDENSSGCSQPGTIMKTYTPRRHIGNQRIRKLSASRCWGGTPNLKDGGFLNTDRKRKPVYWTWKTCYPRRRSQRISPFKRRKLLDQNPESTSDRGLRRKLLDQNPESTSDRGLRRKLHNQNLESAFDRGFSCAGMYNSHNKGKKSENSSAGGASSSVAGQQAPSHSRDCNVKLSIKSFRVPELFVEIPATATVGSLKRTVMEAVTAVLGGGLHVGILLQGKKVGDDSKTLLQSGISQGDKLRTLGFMLEPRCTQIPPSLCAEDPAVFLHGCTPQHLTSFSTTPTSGPGTSKISPDPPVTNLSKCVQRNHDTAPSHTDISTDKTIPESRALLAVPSVSLKPLAMVPFHQKSRRPEFVQRRIRRPFSVSEVEALVQAVENLGTGRWRDVKLCAFDGAKHRTYVDLKDKWKTLVHTAKISPQQRRGEPVPQELLDRVLAAHAYWSQQQVKVEV